CATGGGACCGAACTGCCACAGCACGTCGCGCGCGCGGGGAGTCTCGGGAGAATCGGTCACGCCCATCCACGTTAGTCTGGAGTGTCATGCTCGAACTCGATCTTTCCGCCGACATCCAGGCGCTGCGCTCCACGTTCGACGACATTCGTTCTGTCGTCGACGTCGATGCGCTGACCGCAGAAATCGCACGCCTCAGTGATGAGGCCGGTGCGCCCGACCTCTGGGACGACGTCGAGAAGGCGCAGAAGGTCACGAGCGCCCTCAGTCACCGTCAGAGCGAGCTGAAGCGGATCACCGACATCGAGCAGCGGCTCGATGATCTCGACGTCCTCATCGAACTCGCTCTCGAGATGGACGATGAGGACTCGGCTGACGAGGCCCGCAAGGAACTCGCCGAGCTCGAAGACGTCATCGGTCAACTCGAGGTGCAGACGCTCCTCGACGGAGAGTACGACGCCCGTTCGGCTGTCGTGACGATCCGCTCGGGTGCCGGCGGTGACGATGCGACCGACTTCGCCGAGATGCTCATGCGCATGTACCTGCGATGGGCCGAGCGTCACAAGTACCCCGTCAAGGTGATGGACACCTCGTACGCCGAAGGTGCCGGCATCAAGTCGGCCACGTTCGAGATCGACGCGCCCTACGCGTACGGCACCCTCTCGGTCGAGGCGGGCACGCACCGCCTGGCCCGCATCAGCCCGTTCGGTTCCGCCGACAAGCGTCAGACGTCGTTCGCGGCTGTCGAGGTCATCCCCGTCATGGAAGAGGCCGTCGAGGTCGATGTGCCCGAGGGTGACATCCGCGTCGACGTCTTCCGGTCGTCCGGTCCGGGCGGTCAGTCGGTCAACACGACGGACTCGGCCGTCCGCATCACACACCTCCCCACGGGGATCGTCGTCTCGATGCAGAACGAGAAGTCGCAGATCCAGAACCGCGCCGCGGCGATGCGCGTCCTGCAGACGCGACTGCTTCTGCTCAAGCGCGAAGAGGAAGCGGCGAAGAAGAAGGAACTGGCCGGCGTCATCACGGCCAGCTGGGGCGACCAGATGCGCTCCTACTTCCTCTACGGTCAGCAGCTCGTGAAGGACCTCCGCACAGGCTACGAAGTCGGCAACCCGGCAGTCGTCTTCGACGGTGATCTGGATGGACTCATCGCCGCCGGCATCCGCTGGCGCAAGCGCAAAGACGACGACTGAGCTCGCTCTCACGCTGAGACAGCATCGCGACGAAGGGCACCGCGCGGCCGTGGGGTTTCACCCCGATTCGCGTCACTCCCGCGATGTCACGGCATTCGTGGCGGACTCGTTCTCGATCAGGTGGAGCTGCGTTCCGTCAGGATCGATGAGGAACCCAGCTCGTAGCCCCCATGGCTGATCCTGAACAGGATGCAGCCGCGGGAATCCTGCTGATGTCTCCACGACACCTGTGCTCTGGATCTGCCGGTACAGCTCGTCGACGTCATCGACCCGGATGCTGCACATGAACGAGCTCGTCTCGGGCGACAACTCGGGGAACTGGAAGAACTCCAACCGGAGATCGCCACGGTGCAAGATGAGCCAGCCGTCATCTCGATACGTCCGCTCGAAACCGAAGCCTCCGTAGAACGCGGTCGTGAGATCGAAGTCGCGCGACGGGAGGTTCGGCACGGCATGGTCGGTCATGCCGCAACGCTACTGCGCGACGCCGCCGTCACGCTCGAGATCGTGGAACCGGCATGGTGAGCGTTGGCGCTCAGTCGAAGATGGCCGCGACCGCCTCGATCTCGACCAGTTGATTTTCGTACCCCAGCACCGTCACGCCCATCAGCGTGCTGGGCACGTCATGGTCGCCGAACGCCGCGTGGACGACGTCCCACACCGCGTCGAGGTCGGATCTCTGCGCAGACGCGACGAGGACTCGAGTGCTCACGACATTTCTGAGCGACGCGTCGGCCGCACGCAACGCCTCGCTCAGATTCTGGATGCACCTTGCGGCCTGGCCCACGTAGTCCCCAACAGCCGCCGTCGTCCCGTCGGGTTCGAGCGGACACGCACCCGCGAGGAACACCAGTCGTGCACCACTATCGACGACCGCTGCGTACGCATACGGTGCGTCACTGAGCGCGGCTGATCGGATGAGGCGCACGGGCGAGTCCATCCGCTCATCATGTCTTACGTGCCCGGCCGGCACTCGCGCTAGCCCGAACGCGCGAGCACGGCTTGTCGAAGTCGCAGCGGTGAGGTTGTGACGGGTCGCCACTGGGCGCGATGATCCCACCACAAGGGCGCCTTCACTTCGGGCGCTCCCTTGTTCATGCGCACCCGCCAGCCGCTCGTATCGAGGAACCGATGGTGGAACCAGCAGAGCAGGACGCCGTTGTCGGTGTGCGTAGGTCCGCCCCGCGAATGCTCATGGACGTGATGGATCTCGCACCACGCAGCCCGGATGCCGCAGCCCGGGATGATGCATCCGCCGTCTCTCAGCGCGATCGCGCGACGTTGATGGTGGTTGAACACCCGGTCGGTGGTGCCGAGGCTGCGGATGCGTCCGGAGGCATCGGACACGACACGCTGCACGCCACCCGAGCAGGCCACGTGCCGCGCGGCCATCATCGAGATCGGCTGTTCACACCCTTCGACGTGGGCGTACCCGGTGTCGCCGATGAGGTCTTCCTCGCGCACCGACACGACGAGGGTCGGAGCAGAGCCGCCGACGGTCGGAAGGTCTCCGCTCGCTGCCGCGACACCCAGGACCGTCGCGAGAACGTCGTGCTGCTTCTGGGCTCGCGTGCGCGAGTCGACCGGTGCCTCGGGACGGCACAAGTCGGGATCGAGAGCCGCGTCGGTGTCGGAATCAGGATCGTCGAAACGGACACCGGCGCGGGGACTCAGCATCGCATCGCAGAGTTGCTGGAACTGAGCGGCGACCTCGGGCATGAGCGTGCCCCGCACGGGGACGCCACCGACACCAGCAGGACCGAGGCTGAACCCTCGTCGATGCACGGTGATGCGCTCCCGGGGCTCTGCGCCGTCCTGATCGAAGGCATTCGTCCATGCCTGCGCCTGCACGCGCAGCAGGTCGGCGCAGACCGGCGGAGCGCCGTCGAGGCCCGTGCCGCTCGCCGCGGCAGCGAGGGCTTCGTCAGCGAGGTGACGCTGCTCACGGCTCACCCGACGCCGCGCCGCGATGATGTCGCCGGAGGCGGCCACGAGGCCATCGACGCCGACGGCACCGTCGAGCATCGCTTCACGCAGAGCAGGAAAGAGTGGTTCGAGCTTCTCGCGACTGACGAGTGCGCGTTCCCCGCAGACCGCCGTCGCCGCACCGATCACGCGCCGTGCCGAGCGGGGCGACAGAAGCGTCGCCCATTGAACGAGCTCGTTGAGGTCATGACAGCCCAGTCGGCTCGTCAGTCGCTCCGTCATCACGGGCGAATCCGAACGGGAGGAAACCTCGCCCACTGCGTCGATCATGAGACCCTCGATCTGACGGTGCGCGCGTGCGACGGCAGCGAGCACCGTCATCAGGCGCTCGTCGGAGACGCGGTCGACATCGATGGCACCACGCAGATCGGACACGACGTCGCTGAGCGCATCGAGTCGATTCTGCAGGTGATCCATAGGGTCCATTCTGACGAGGGCCTCCGACATTCCGATCCCAGATCAGAAGCGGAATCCGGACCTTGTGGACAACGTTTCCGGAGACCACGTCGGGGAGGAGAAGATGCCACACGCCCGGGTGTCGCTCGGGCTCCCTCGTGCCCGCGCGCTTAGGCTCAGTGAGCCATGATCCGGTTCGAAAACGTCACGAAGCGATACCGAGGCACCGCCAGACCCGCTCTCAACGAGGTCGACTTCGAGGTGTTGCGCGGTGAGTTCGTGTTCCTCGTCGGTGCGTCAGGGTCGGGAAAGTCCTCGTGTCTGCGGTTGATCCTCCGCGAAGAGACCCCGTCGGACGGCCGCGTCGTCGTGCTCGGACGCGACCTTCGCACTCTCTCCAACCGCAAGGTGCCGTACTTCCGGCGCCACGTCGGCGCTGTCTTCCAGGACTTCCGTCTCCTGCCGACGAAGACCGTCTTCCAGAACGTCGCGTTCACCCTGCAAGTGATCGGGTCGTCGCGCGGATTCATCCAGCAGGCCGTTCCGGAGGTGCTCGCCCTCGTCGGCCTCGCGGGCAAGGAAAAGCGCTTCCCCAACGAGCTCTCCGGCGGTGAGCAGCAGCGGGTCGCGATTGCCCGCGCCCTCGTCAACCGTCCACAGGTGCTGCTCGCCGACGAGCCGACCGGAAACCTGGATCCCGCCACCTCAGTCGACATCATGCAGTTGCTCGCGCGTATCAATGCCGGCGGGACGACGGTCGTCATGGCCACTCACGAAGCAGGATTCGTCGATCAGATGCAGCGCCGTGTCATCGAGTTGCGCGACGGCGAGATGGTCCGCGACGAGCGTCACGGCGGATACGGAGACACGTCCGGCCTGCCGAGCCTCGCTCCCGAGCCCGAAAAGGGTGCGGCGGCGGTCGCGGCTCTCACGGCGGTGCTCGAGCTCCATCGCGAGATCGTCGAGACCGGGGTCGTCGAGCCCCTCGCCGTGGATGCCGCGGTTGAGGCCGTTGCCGCTGCGACCGAGCCCGTCCTCGAAGCGGAGACCGTCGCGGCGACGGAAGCGGCCATCGCCGAGTCAGCGGACCGCCTGGCCGTCGCAGAGTTCCTCGAGCCGGCGGCATCCGATCCCGCCCCAGAGCCTTCGCCGGTGCCTGCCGCCGACATCGCGAGCCCTGTCCACCCGGACGCTGGGCCCGCCGAGGTCGACGTCCCGGAGGAGACCGGTGAACCCGCGCGTCCGCGCACCAATCCGATCCCGGTCGTCGAGGCGATCGAGATGGATGTGCAAGAACTCGGCCTCGCCGACCGCCTCGGGCTCGGGAAGCGCGATGACGACGAAGTGGGGCCGACGTCATGAGGTTCGGACTGATCCTGTCCGAGGCCTTCACGGGACTCCGACGCAATGCCTCGATGGTGATCTCCGTCGTGCTCGTGACCTTCGTCTCCCTCGCGTTCGTGGGTGCGGCCATCCTCATGCAGATGCAGATCGGCACGATGCGCGATTTCTGGGTCGATCGCGCTCAGGTCAAGATCTACATGTGCACCGAGATCTCGACTGCCACGACGTGCTCTGACGGTGTCGCGACTCCCGAGCAGCTCGCGGAGGTCGAGACGCGGTTGGAGAGTCCCGCGCTGTCGGGCCTCATCAGCGGCGTCGTCTTCGAGAATCGCGACCAGGCGTACCAGAACGTCGTGGACCTGCTGGGGGAGGAGGACGCGAGCGTCATCTCTCCCGAGAGCCTGAACGAGACGTACATCATCAGCCTCGTCGATCAGCGACAGTCCGAGGTCATCCTCGAAGCCTTCAGGGGGACGCAGGGCATCGAGGAAGTGCGCGACGAGATGCAGTATCTCGAGCCCCTCTTCTCGGCGCTCACCGTCGCCACCTACATCGCCGTCGGCATCGCGGGTCTCATGCTCGTCGCAGCCGTGCTGCTCATCGCCACGACCATCCGTCTGTCGGCATACGCCCGAAGACGTGAGATCGGCATCATGCGACTCGTCGGTGCGTCGAATCGGTTCATCCAGACTCCCTTCGTGCTCGAGGGCGTGTTCGCCGCCCTCATCGGATCGGTGCTCGCGAGCGGGGCCGTCATCGCGGGCGTGCACTTCGGCGTCAACGGGTACCTGCGCGAACGGATCAACTTCGTCACCACATGGGTGGGGCTCGGCGAGGCGTGGATCGTTGTCCCGATCCTCATCGCGATCGGGGTCGCTCTCGCGGCGATCTCGGCCGGATTGGCCATCCGACGCTGGCTGCGCGCCTGAGCGGACGCCGCTCGCACGTCTCGACGATCCGTCCCGATGTAGACTGACAGGCTGCCACTTCGACGGATCCGCCGTCGGATGCCGATCGAGGAGTCACCATGCCACGGGAACGGGGCGAGAAGGTCATCGCGACCAATCGTCGCGCACGCCACGATTACGCCATCGAGAAGACGTATGAGGCGGGTCTCGTGCTCACCGGCACCGAGGTGAAGTCGCTGCGGCAGGGTCGCGCGAACCTCTCGGACGGTTACGCCTTCATCAACGGGGGAGAGGTGTTCCTCGACGCCGTGCACATCCCGGAGTATTCGCAGGGGCACTGGACGAACCACTCCTCGAAGCGCACGCGCAAGCTGCTTCTCCACAAAGAGGAGATCGTGAAGCTCTCGCACGCCGTCTCCGCCGGTGGATACACCCTCATTCCCCTCCGTCTCTACTTCTCTGATGGCCGGGCCAAGGTCGAGATCGCGGTCGCCAAGGGTATGCGCGAGTTCGAGAAGCGTCAGACCATCCGCGAGCGCGAAGACAAGCGCGAGGCCGAGCGGGCCATGCGTTCACGCAATCGTCTCGGTGACTGAGCGGGCCCGCGTCAGTTCGCGCTGAACCGGGCCTCGACGGCCGCCGACACGACGATGTCGTCGGGCTGGAACTCCACGGCAGGACCGGACGCCACGGCATCCGCTGCGAACGATGCCTTCGCCATCCCCAGCATGCGGGGTGCGGGCGAGGCGCTCTCGCCGCGACCCAACAGACCGAGATCGGCGATCTCGCGCGCCGTCACGGTGGAGAGCCCGATGGCCGTCGCGTAAGCGTTGGCTCGTTCGACGGCGACCCGAACGGCCTGCGCGGCGACGGCGGCCTCGGTCAACCGGGCCGAGTCGGGGGTCAATTGCCACGTGACGCCGTCGATCTGCACACCGTCGCGCTCCGATACCTCGCTGATCCACCAGGACAGGGCGGCGAAATCGGTGAAGGTTGCGGTGATCTCCACCGAGGCGTAGTGGACGAGGGCGAGTTGCGTGCCTTCGCTGCTCCACGGCCTGCTCGCCCAGAGCGAGACACGCTGACTCGACCAGTCCGCGACGCCGCCGGCGGCCTTCCGTGCCGAGAGATCGTCGCGAAGCGGCGCCGTGAGCTGCGCGATCCGCTCGACCACTCCGCCACGCTCGGGTCCCTCGGTTCGAACGGAGATGTGCGCGATCGCTTCTTCGGGGGCGACCCGGACTTCGTGTTCTCCGCGGACGGTGATGATGACGTCGCTCATGTCGAGAAGACTAGTTCTCTCGGGCCTGTGAAACGGATTCCGAAGAAATCTCGAGCAAGGTGCATCCAGAAGTGGGTTCCCCCGAGAACAACTCATCAACGGGCGGTGATCGGACCGCCCCCGATGAAGGAGACCACCGTGCGCAAGACCATCACCCTGGGCGTCGTGGCTGGGGCCATCGCCGCCATGGGCTTGATCGCCCCGGCCCAAGCCGCCACGTCGGCCAACGCTCAGCTGTCCGTTCTTCATGGAATCCCCGACACACCTGTCGATGTCTATGTCAACGGTGACCTGACCCTGGACGACTTCGAGCCGGGCGACCTCGCGGGCCCCCTCGCGCTCCCCGCCGGCGACTACTCGGTCGCGCTGACCGCGCCCGACGCCGCTGACGACAGCGCGCCGGTCCTCGGACCCGTCACGCTGACGCTCGCAGCAGGCACGAACTACACCGCGGTCGCCCACCTCACCGCTGACGGCAGCCCGACGGTGACCCCGTTCGTGAACGACACGGCCACGACGGCCGCAGGTGAAGGTCGGCTGACGGTGCGTCACACCGCCGCCGCGCCCGCCGTTGACATCCTCGCGGGCGGTACGCCGGTCATCGAGGGCCTCACGAACCCCAACGAGGCGACGCTCAATCTGCCCGCCGGCACCATTTCGGCCGCCGTCGCCGCAGCGGGAACCACCGACCCCGTGATCGGCCCGGCAGACGTCGCGATCCAGGAAGGCACGCTCACGATCGTCTACGCGTGGGGAAGCCTCGAGGATGAGAACCTGAACCTCGCCGTTCAGACCATCAGCGGTCTGCACTCCGCGCCCGACGGTGTCAACTCCGGCACCGGCGGACAGCTCGCTCAGCGTGACGCCACGAACCAGATGCTCCTGAT
This genomic stretch from Microbacterium sp. SLBN-146 harbors:
- the smpB gene encoding SsrA-binding protein SmpB, with product MPRERGEKVIATNRRARHDYAIEKTYEAGLVLTGTEVKSLRQGRANLSDGYAFINGGEVFLDAVHIPEYSQGHWTNHSSKRTRKLLLHKEEIVKLSHAVSAGGYTLIPLRLYFSDGRAKVEIAVAKGMREFEKRQTIREREDKREAERAMRSRNRLGD
- a CDS encoding RidA family protein, which gives rise to MDSPVRLIRSAALSDAPYAYAAVVDSGARLVFLAGACPLEPDGTTAAVGDYVGQAARCIQNLSEALRAADASLRNVVSTRVLVASAQRSDLDAVWDVVHAAFGDHDVPSTLMGVTVLGYENQLVEIEAVAAIFD
- the ftsE gene encoding cell division ATP-binding protein FtsE produces the protein MIRFENVTKRYRGTARPALNEVDFEVLRGEFVFLVGASGSGKSSCLRLILREETPSDGRVVVLGRDLRTLSNRKVPYFRRHVGAVFQDFRLLPTKTVFQNVAFTLQVIGSSRGFIQQAVPEVLALVGLAGKEKRFPNELSGGEQQRVAIARALVNRPQVLLADEPTGNLDPATSVDIMQLLARINAGGTTVVMATHEAGFVDQMQRRVIELRDGEMVRDERHGGYGDTSGLPSLAPEPEKGAAAVAALTAVLELHREIVETGVVEPLAVDAAVEAVAAATEPVLEAETVAATEAAIAESADRLAVAEFLEPAASDPAPEPSPVPAADIASPVHPDAGPAEVDVPEETGEPARPRTNPIPVVEAIEMDVQELGLADRLGLGKRDDDEVGPTS
- a CDS encoding HNH endonuclease signature motif containing protein, encoding MDHLQNRLDALSDVVSDLRGAIDVDRVSDERLMTVLAAVARAHRQIEGLMIDAVGEVSSRSDSPVMTERLTSRLGCHDLNELVQWATLLSPRSARRVIGAATAVCGERALVSREKLEPLFPALREAMLDGAVGVDGLVAASGDIIAARRRVSREQRHLADEALAAAASGTGLDGAPPVCADLLRVQAQAWTNAFDQDGAEPRERITVHRRGFSLGPAGVGGVPVRGTLMPEVAAQFQQLCDAMLSPRAGVRFDDPDSDTDAALDPDLCRPEAPVDSRTRAQKQHDVLATVLGVAAASGDLPTVGGSAPTLVVSVREEDLIGDTGYAHVEGCEQPISMMAARHVACSGGVQRVVSDASGRIRSLGTTDRVFNHHQRRAIALRDGGCIIPGCGIRAAWCEIHHVHEHSRGGPTHTDNGVLLCWFHHRFLDTSGWRVRMNKGAPEVKAPLWWDHRAQWRPVTTSPLRLRQAVLARSG
- a CDS encoding SIMPL domain-containing protein codes for the protein MSDVIITVRGEHEVRVAPEEAIAHISVRTEGPERGGVVERIAQLTAPLRDDLSARKAAGGVADWSSQRVSLWASRPWSSEGTQLALVHYASVEITATFTDFAALSWWISEVSERDGVQIDGVTWQLTPDSARLTEAAVAAQAVRVAVERANAYATAIGLSTVTAREIADLGLLGRGESASPAPRMLGMAKASFAADAVASGPAVEFQPDDIVVSAAVEARFSAN
- a CDS encoding DUF4397 domain-containing protein encodes the protein MRKTITLGVVAGAIAAMGLIAPAQAATSANAQLSVLHGIPDTPVDVYVNGDLTLDDFEPGDLAGPLALPAGDYSVALTAPDAADDSAPVLGPVTLTLAAGTNYTAVAHLTADGSPTVTPFVNDTATTAAGEGRLTVRHTAAAPAVDILAGGTPVIEGLTNPNEATLNLPAGTISAAVAAAGTTDPVIGPADVAIQEGTLTIVYAWGSLEDENLNLAVQTISGLHSAPDGVNSGTGGQLAQRDATNQMLLIGGGILLIAAIGAGSVVAVRSRSGR
- the prfB gene encoding peptide chain release factor 2 gives rise to the protein MLELDLSADIQALRSTFDDIRSVVDVDALTAEIARLSDEAGAPDLWDDVEKAQKVTSALSHRQSELKRITDIEQRLDDLDVLIELALEMDDEDSADEARKELAELEDVIGQLEVQTLLDGEYDARSAVVTIRSGAGGDDATDFAEMLMRMYLRWAERHKYPVKVMDTSYAEGAGIKSATFEIDAPYAYGTLSVEAGTHRLARISPFGSADKRQTSFAAVEVIPVMEEAVEVDVPEGDIRVDVFRSSGPGGQSVNTTDSAVRITHLPTGIVVSMQNEKSQIQNRAAAMRVLQTRLLLLKREEEAAKKKELAGVITASWGDQMRSYFLYGQQLVKDLRTGYEVGNPAVVFDGDLDGLIAAGIRWRKRKDDD
- the ftsX gene encoding permease-like cell division protein FtsX, with translation MRFGLILSEAFTGLRRNASMVISVVLVTFVSLAFVGAAILMQMQIGTMRDFWVDRAQVKIYMCTEISTATTCSDGVATPEQLAEVETRLESPALSGLISGVVFENRDQAYQNVVDLLGEEDASVISPESLNETYIISLVDQRQSEVILEAFRGTQGIEEVRDEMQYLEPLFSALTVATYIAVGIAGLMLVAAVLLIATTIRLSAYARRREIGIMRLVGASNRFIQTPFVLEGVFAALIGSVLASGAVIAGVHFGVNGYLRERINFVTTWVGLGEAWIVVPILIAIGVALAAISAGLAIRRWLRA
- a CDS encoding bleomycin resistance protein — protein: MTDHAVPNLPSRDFDLTTAFYGGFGFERTYRDDGWLILHRGDLRLEFFQFPELSPETSSFMCSIRVDDVDELYRQIQSTGVVETSAGFPRLHPVQDQPWGLRAGFLIDPDGTQLHLIENESATNAVTSRE